One part of the Amphiura filiformis chromosome 5, Afil_fr2py, whole genome shotgun sequence genome encodes these proteins:
- the LOC140153749 gene encoding uncharacterized protein → MDSDDSDESSKRASKYMSELSSKLNEFRSSGTLCDVKIHVGTRSFHVHKAILCAASDYFLAMFTSGFKENSLQEVHIEGNGDTFAQVLNYMYTGKLQTKLNDSDMTNISEVVEIFQMAAYLQLGNILEMCKQFLMDSLFCVYPRHFWESEGFYKIEIDEVLVIWQLADAHDFQDVSTKCSQCVLYKLLSTLDESEHELINKGVSCGQILKCLDDTLLREFKPRIIAEDFCVDRCFWLKVLEYQHECHSISSLEYPQLRRTLLSTMKDNESMEDSKDNGSMEDSKDNGSMEDSKDNESMKDSKDNGSMEDSKDNGSMEDSKDNEPMEDSKYNGSMEDSKDNEPMEDSKDNESMEDSKDNGSMEDSKDNEPMEDSKDNEPMEDSKDNEPMEDSKYDINLVSNIVNWIAYDWSRRSCNAAEILAKVGLGCLSVERLTKIVDHRFEGIPECKAVLDRLIVLKSSQDSFQLKLSCPDLFCSRTMLVGQIAVKWMRRSCHLRATVYDHGASEFAIYRGDSEAKYRFHSCEALLNVNGRLYSSRGYSDLSCQEVNTFTRYHVEIKRWICLEPMLYPRNKHAMVYLKDNIYVIGGAFYDKGDLYFSVMCQRYNVCREDWNMVADLPENVEYPCAVAFKGMLIVVGQRHIVSDMVECVIQVYNPNSDQWFLQEALTKFKQPSDPRFRSRFPKCKLSVQNGECYQIWYQSVSENDREGDGLYVSHVCKLVCDFDGEVPVVAIGEKVNQSMIPPNKQKSLCDEQKSLCGQRRYVLQD, encoded by the exons ATGGATTCTGACGACAGTGACGAGTCAAGTAAGCGGGCAAGCAAGTACATGTCTGAACTGTCCTCCAAACTTAACGAGTTCAGATCCAGTGGTACTCTTTGTGACGTGAAGATCCATGTCGGTACTAGAAGCTTTCATGTCCACAAAGCAATCCTATGTGCAGCAAGTGACTATTTCTTGGCAATGTTCACGTCAGGGTTCAAAGAAAACAGCCTTCAAGAAGTTCATATTGAGGGTAATGGTGATACTTTTGCTCAAGTGTTAAACTACATGTACACAGGCAAGCTTCAGACAAAACTGAATGATAGTGATATGACAAATATTTCAGAGGTAGTTGAAATCTTTCAGATGGCAGCTTACTTACAATTAGGCAACATTCTGGAGATGTGTAAACAGTTTTTGATGGATAGTTTGTTTTGTGTGTATCCAAGGCATTTTTGGGAGTCAGAAGGATTTTACAAAATCGAGATAGATGAAGTTTTGGTCATTTGGCAGTTGGCTGATGCACATGACTTTCAAGATGTGTCCACAAAATGTTCACAATGTGTACTTTATAAACTGTTATCTACTTTGGACGAGTCTGAGCATGAATTGATTAACAAGGGTGTAAGCTGTGGACAAATACTGAAATGTCTGGATGATACTTTACTGCGAGAGTTCAAGCCTAGAATTATTGCAGAG GACTTCTGTGTTGATAGGTGCTTTTGGTTGAAGGTTTTGGAATATCAGCACGAGTGTCATTCGATATCCTCACTTGAATATCCACAGTTGCGGAGGACCTTGTTGTCAACAATGAAAGATAATGAATCAATGGAGGACTCCAAAGATAATGGATCAATGGAGGACTCCAAAGATAATGGATCAATGGAGGACTCCAAAGATAATGAATCAATGAAGGACTCCAAAGATAATGGATCAATGGAGGACTCCAAAGATAATGGATCAATGGAGGACTCCAAAGATAATGAACCAATGGAGGACTCCAAATATAATGGATCAATGGAGGACTCCAAAGATAATGAACCAATGGAGGACTCCAAAGATAATGAATCAATGGAGGACTCCAAAGATAATGGATCAATGGAGGACTCCAAAGATAATGAACCAATGGAGGACTCCAAAGATAATGAACCAATGGAGGACTCCAAAGATAATGAACCAATGGAGGACTCCAAGTATGACATAAAT CTTGTGTCAAATATAGTCAATTGGATTGCATATGACTGGAGCAGGAGATCATGTAATGCAGCAGAGATACTTGCTAAAGTTGGTCTTGGCTGTCTTTCTGTAGAAAGGCTTACTAAGATTGTAGATCATCGCTTTGAAGGCATCCCAGAATGCAAAGCAGTTCTTGACAGATTGATAGTGCTGAAATCATCCCAGGATTCGTTTCAGCTGAAATTGAGCTGTCCAGACCTGTTTTGTTCAAGGACAATGCTTGTG GGTCAGATTGCAGTCAAGTGGATGAGGCGAAGTTGCCACTTACGTGCAACTGTTTATGATCATGGTGCCTCcgaatttgctatctaccgtggGGATTCTGAGGCCAAATATAGATTCCATTCTTGCGAGGCTTTGTTAAATGTAAATGGGAGACTTTACAGTTCAAGAGGTTATAGTGACCTATCATGTCAAGAAGTGAATACATTTACTCGTTATCATGTAGAAATCAAGCGTTGGATATGCTTAGAACCGATGTTATATCCACGAAACAAGCATGCCATGGTTTATCTTAAGGATAATATCTATGTCATTGGTGGGGCATTTTATGACAAGGGAGACTTGTATTTTTCTGTTATGTGTCAGAGGTATAATGTGTGTAGAGAAGATTGGAACATGGTAGCCGATCTTCCTGAGAATGTGGAATACCCATGTGCAGTAGCCTTCAAAGGTATGTTAATAGTAGTGGGGCAGAGGCATATTGTCAGTGATATGGTAGAATGCGTTATACAGGTGTACAACCCTAACAGTGATCAGTGGTTCCTGCAAGAAGCGCTCACAAAATTCAAGCAACCATCTGATCCAAGGTTTCGATCTAGATTCCCAAAATGCAAATTGAGTGTACAAAATGGAGAATGCTATCAGATCTGGTATCAGTCAGTGAGTGAAAATGACAGGGAAGGGGATGGCCTATATGTTAGCCATGTTTGTAAGCTTGTTTGTGACTTTGACGGGGAAGTACCTGTAGTCGCTATTGGAGAGAAAGTGAATCAATCAATGATTCCACCCAATAAGCAAAAGAGCTTGTGTGATGAACAGAAGAGTTTATGTGGACAAAGGAGGTATGTTTTGCAGGACTAG
- the LOC140153750 gene encoding uncharacterized protein, which translates to MHTTFKMCPKNVHKFCSVNSFFSLDESERELINKGVSCGQILQCLDGNLLRRLKGNCGEGDIFVDSCFWWKVLEYLQESHLRSSLEYPKMDTTLTTMKDKDPMEDSKYDIHLVSNIVNWIAYDWSRRSCNAAEILGKVGLGCLSVERLTKIVDHRFEGIPECKAVLDRLIALKSSQDSYQLKLSCPDLFCSRTMLVGQVAIKWEDRSCYLFTTVHEVHLRQAVC; encoded by the exons ATGCACACGACTTTCAAGATGTGTCCAAAGAATGTTCACAAATTCTGCTCAGTAAACTCTTTTTTTAGTTTGGATGAGTCTGAGCGTGAATTGATAAACAAAGGTGTAAGCTGTGGACAGATACTGCAATGTCTGGATGGTAATTTACTACGCAGATTGAAAGGCAATTGTGGTGAAGGG GATATCTTTGTTGATAGCTGCTTTTGGTGGAAGGTTTTGGAATATCTGCAGGAGAGTCATTTGAGATCTTCACTGGAATATCCAAAAATGGACACAACTTTGACAACAATGAAAGATAAGGACCCAATGGAGGACTCCAAGTATGACATACAT CTTGTGTCAAATATAGTCAATTGGATTGCATATGACTGGAGCAGGAGATCATGTAATGCAGCAGAGATACTTGGTAAAGTTGGTCTTGGCTGTCTTTCTGTAGAAAGGCTTACTAAGATTGTAGATCATCGCTTTGAAGGCATCCCAGAATGCAAAGCAGTTCTTGACAGATTGATAGCGCTGAAATCATCACAGGATTCGTATCAGCTGAAATTGAGCTGTCCAGACCTGTTTTGTTCAAGGACAATGCTCGTG GGTCAGGTTGCCATCAAGTGGGAGGATAGAAGTTGCTACTTGTTTACAACTGTTCATGAAG TGCACCTGCGCCAGGCCGTGTGCTGA